One window of the Pan troglodytes isolate AG18354 chromosome 12, NHGRI_mPanTro3-v2.0_pri, whole genome shotgun sequence genome contains the following:
- the LOC104005022 gene encoding 39S ribosomal protein L36, mitochondrial-like produces the protein MANLFIRKMVNPMLYLSRHTVKPRALSTFLFGSLRGAAPVAVEPGAEVRSLLSPGLLPHLLPALGFKNKTVLKKSCKDCYLVKRRGQWYVYCKIHPRHKQRQM, from the coding sequence ATGGCAAATCTTTTTATAAGGAAAATGGTGAACCCTATGCTATATCTCAGTCGTCACACAGTGAAGCCTCGAGCCCTCTCCACATTTCTATTTGGATCCCTTCGAGGTGCAGCCCCCGTGGCTGTGGAACCCGGGGCAGAAGTGCGCTCACTTCTCTCACCCGGCCTCCTGCCCCACCTGCTGCCCGCGCTGGGGTTCAAAAACAAGACTGTCCTTAAGAAGAGCTGCAAGGACTGTTACCTGGTGAAGAGGCGGGGTCAGTGGTACGTCTATTGTAAAATCCATCCGAGGCACAAGCAGAGACAGATGTAG